Proteins encoded together in one Argiope bruennichi chromosome 1, qqArgBrue1.1, whole genome shotgun sequence window:
- the LOC129974418 gene encoding mucin-2-like, with amino-acid sequence MNPKQASCIFHFLNTHTLPTPSPTYNPHLTLRHCQRRHHQPTPHTQALPTPPSPTHTSHSGIANAAITNPHLTLRHCQRRHHQPTPHTQALPTPPSPTHTSHSGIANAAITNPHLTLRHCQRRHHQPPIHTSHSGIANAAITNLQSTPHTQALPTPPSPTHTSHSGIAHAAITNPHLTLRHCPRRHHQPTPHTQALPTPPSPTHTSHSGIAHAAITNLQSTPHTQALPTPPSPTSNPHLTLRHCPRRHHQPTPHTQALPTPPSPTHTSHSGIAHAAITNPHLTLRHCPRRHHQPTPHTQALPTPPSPTHTSHSGIAHAAITNPHLTLRHCPRRHHQPTPHTQALPTPPSPTSNHLTLRHCPRRHHQPPIHTSHSGIANAAISNRESTNTSQALPTPPSHTSKTQHTHRHYPLRHPTPPNLSTHTGITHCAITHLQVTPHTQALPTAPSPTSKSHLTHTRIAHAIFNLQSTAHTYAHCPRHIQPPIHSSHIRALPTPYSTSNPQLTHKRIAHAIFNLQSTAHTHALPTPSPTSNPQLTHTHCPCLHINPLKHNLHTNYPRLQHQPPKSLLKPLFLTPSSLPLTHGFRKYPHRQPHPQSTILKHTHIILLTPTQYSMLRTLSDMTAT; translated from the exons ATGAATCCAAAACAAGCTTCCTG CATTTTCCATTTCCTCAATACACACACATTGCCCACGCCATCACCAACCTACAATCCACACCTCACACTCAGGCATTGCCAACGCCGCCATCACCAACCCACACCTCACACTCAGGCATTGCCAACGCCGCCATCACCAACCCACACCTCACACTCAGGCATTGCCAACGCCGCCATCACCAACCCACACCTCACACTCAGGCATTGCCAACGCCGCCATCACCAACCCACACCTCACACTCAGGCATTGCCAACGCCGCCATCACCAACCCACACCTCACACTCAGGCATTGCCAACGCCGCCATCACCAACCCACACCTCACACTCAGGCATTGCCAACGCCGCCATCACCAACCTCCAATCCACACCTCACACTCAGGCATTGCCAACGCCGCCATCACCAACCTCCAATCCACACCTCACACTCAGGCATTGCCCACGCCGCCATCACCAACCCACACCTCACACTCAGGCATTGCCCACGCCGCCATCACCAACCCACACCTCACACTCAGGCATTGCCCACGCCGCCATCACCAACCCACACCTCACACTCAGGCATTGCCCACGCCGCCATCACCAACCCACACCTCACACTCAGGCATTGCCCACGCCGCCATCACCAACCTCCAATCCACACCTCACACTCAGGCATTGCCCACGCCGCCATCACCAACCTCCAATCCACACCTCACACTCAGGCATTGCCCACGCCGCCATCACCAACCCACACCTCACACTCAGGCATTGCCCACGCCGCCATCACCAACCCACACCTCACACTCAGGCATTGCCCACGCCGCCATCACCAACCCACACCTCACACTCAGGCATTGCCCACGCCGCCATCACCAACCCACACCTCACACTCAGGCATTGCCCACGCCGCCATCACCAACCCACACCTCACACTCAGGCATTGCCCACGCCGCCATCACCAACCCACACCTCACACTCAGGCATTGCCCACGCCGCCATCACCAACCCACACCTCACACTCAGGCATTGCCCACGCCGCCATCACCAACCTCCAATCACCTCACACTCAGGCATTGCCCACGCCGCCATCACCAACCTCCAATCCACACCTCACACTCAGGCATTGCCAACGCCGCCATCTCCAACCGCGAATCAACAAACACATCCCAGGCATTGCCTACTCCGCCATCACACACCTCCAAAACTCAGCACACACACAGGCATTACCCACTGCGCCATCCCACACCTCCAAACCTCAGCACACACACAGGCATTACCCACTGCGCAATCACACACCTCCAAGTCACACCTCACACACAGGCATTACCCACTGCGCCATCACCAACCTCCAAGTCACACCTCACACATACGCGCATTGCCCACGCCATATTCAACCTCCAATCCACAGCTCACACATACGCGCATTGCCCACGCCATATTCAACCTCCAATCCACAGCTCACACATACGCGCATTGCCCACGCCATATTCAACCTCCAATCCACAGCTCACACATAAGCGCATTGCCCACGCCATATTCAACCTCCAATCCACAGCTCACACACACGCATTGCCCACACCATCCCCAACCTCCAATCCACAGCTCACACACACGCACTGCCCTTGTCTCCATATTAACCCCCTAAAGCACAACTTGCACACGAATTACCCTCGCCTCCAACACCAACCCCCGAAATCACTGCTCAAGCCCTTATTTCTCACGCCATCTTCTCTACCTCTAACCCATGGTTTTCGTAAATATCCACACCGCCAACCCCATCCACAGTCCACAATCCTCAAACATACACACATTATCCTGTTAACACCAACCCAATACTCAATGTTACGTACACTGTCCGATATGACAGCTACTTAA